A segment of the Eleutherodactylus coqui strain aEleCoq1 chromosome 6, aEleCoq1.hap1, whole genome shotgun sequence genome:
attttttgcccacctgcattacagctgacgttacatcagctgtgctgggcactgcaatgggatatatttatgtaccgccggtgggttccagggagccacccatgctgtcggtccccacggagttgtaactacatgtgtaagcttctaaagaaacccagtctgactggggcatgcagtgtgggccgaagcccacctgcatttaacatgacattacctcagctgtgatgggcaatgctatgggatatatttatgtgccgccggtggcgtcctggcacccacccatgctgtcggtccacagggacttcacaatagggagttgtacctgcctgtgtctatgaattaaaaagcccggtcaggttggggcatgcagtgtgggccgaagcccacctgcatttaatcggacgttacctcagctgtgatgggcactgcaatgggatacattaatgtacagccggtgggttccagggagccacccatgctgtgggtgcacacagaattcccattgcggagttgtacctgcctgtgactatttataaaaaaacgcggtctgactagggcatgcagacaccttgacagaatgaatagtgtgtggcacataggttccccattgctgtgcccacgtgtgcagctcctgatgtaggtggcacaggattggatttctcattgcttctgtacagcattgtgggctatcgccccgccccttttaaagagggtcgctgcctagccgtgccaacccctctgcagtgtgtgcctgcggttcctcctcatggcagacgcacttataaatagacatgagggtggcgtagcatgagtgcagctgaaggctgcgcagggacactttggtgtgtgctgtggacactgggtcgcgggggggggggttgggcagcatgtaacccaggagaagtggcagcggagtgtcatgcaggcagtgattgtgctttgttggaggtagtgtgctgcttagctaaggtatgcattgctaatgagggcttttcagaagtaaaagttgttgggggggggggcccactcttgcggcttaatagtgggacctgggaacttgagatgcagtccaacatgtagcccctcgcctgccctatccgttgctgtgtcgttcccatcactttcttgaattgccccgattttcacaaatggaaaccttagcgagcatcggcgatatacaaaaatgctcgagtcgcccattgacttcaatggggttcgttactcaaaacgaaccctcgagcatcgtgataatttcgtcccgagtaacgagcacccgagcagtttggtgctcgctcatctctatggacAACTCCAATTGTAGAAAATATTATCTGTGAGCACTGCAGGTAGCTACGATGTGTAGTACTAATATCCAACCATTATATGGGGacagcattatttagaggtaataataataataataataatctttatttgtatagtgccaacatattccgcagcgcttacatagacaggggggaatacagaaagacaaaatacaaacattacagaaccacggttacatatagtaatcagttgttggaaacaataggggtgagggtcctgctccaacgagcttacatactacaagtaatggggtgatacagagggtaaaggggctggagatgtgcacagtatggcgaggtggggagtgagcgatgctatacacatagacaatggtcagacatttagccgtgtgacggcagaaacggtgtgactgcaggagcggtttatgatggctagcagggattgcagtcagtaggtcagggagcatgttatccggcggagtacagagaggtttgtttagggaatgcggtatgcctccctgaagaggtgcgtttttagagcactcctgaagttctgcgagtcctggattgctcgggtagcctttggtagtgcgttccagaggaccggtgctgctctggagaagtcttggaggcgggaatgagaagttcgaattaaaggggcgctcagtctggtttcattagcagagcggagagcctgggctggttgatggattgagatgagggaggcgatatagggtggcgctgtactgtggagggctttgtggatgaaggtagcgagtttgaattgaattctgtatttaacgggcagccagtgcagtgaccggcacaggacagaggcgtccgagtagcggctggacaggaagatgagcctggtacTGTGCTGCCATACGTAGAGCTGAACCACTCTATCTGAATTGTccgggtgtgtgggggggtggccTGAAGTTTTGTACCagggtccatgagcctttagccacTAGCCAGCTTGTGGGAACTTGCTACCCTCTACTATATAAATTATATCCCAGATGATTAGGTAGGTTTGCATTAGTAAGGCCATGAGATACATGCTATCTTTCACCATATGTGGTCAGATATTAGATGTGTATgaagcatgtgtttctgttactgtatgtgTTGCCGTCATGGTTTACATacaccttcacatttaatttatttgttggaagtgccaattttgtttttttttgtttcatgtaAGATGAACCAAGCACCAATGAGTGCAGGTAGCCAACTACATTGGTCCTTTCCAAGCTCGCTGACAATATAGTCTGGTGATCATCACACTTATAAAGggcaattacattttttatttttttgcatttattaaaACAGAGGGATGGGGATGACCCCATACATACAATTGAAAATAGTTAAAGTTACAAACTTTTTTTAGTTGCACTTTTATCATAGCAGATCACAAAACatcaaaacacaaacaaaaatcaTCTTCTACCAATGAATTTTATTTTCAGACCAATGTGAAAGATGACAGGGACATGGACTTCGGGAGAAGATAATCGGTTCACCTTTTTGTCTGTTATATCAATAACTAAGACTTTAAAGGGGATTGTCCAAGGAGGCAAAATTCTTACCAGGACCTGCAGTGTTGGAACCTCCTCTTCCGATGCAGTTCCAACACTGGATTCTCTCTGTACCCATCACGGCTGATGCAGAGGCCGAAAAGGGGACTGGCTTAGTTATTACAATCAGCCCCTCAAAATACATAACAGACACAGAGGGATTCCATGTCATATGACCAGTTGTCACAACAGGCCAGAAGTGGAGGTTCAGACACCACAGGTTTCACCTCCCTGGACCAGCCCTATAAAGCACTTTATTAATTTATCCTCCTTCATTGAAGACTATGGAAATTGTGGATCAGTCAAGGAATTAAAACTGGATCACCATGTCATCACAAAGTCATTACATAGGAACACTTTAATAGATTTGGCCAAGTCTGGTCCTCACTGCTTCCCACAACTTAGAGAATTTGACTTTGGCATCTTCTGCATGAGGTAACAGACCTTCTTTGAGACTCTCAGCCAGAGGCCCAATCCTCTCCTTCAGAGCTTCCATCTGCTGTGAGAACTGAGCTCTGTATTCCTCTGCCTTGGGACCAGTATTGGCTTTGACTTCTTCCAGTTTCTGGATAACCTTCTCCCGTAGCTCCTCAGTGTATGGAGCCAAATTGGCTCGAAGGGAGTCAACTTCAGAAATCAGCTTCTCTCTAAGAGCTTCAGCTgatggttgcaatttcttatagaAGATTTCTAGGCCGTCTTTGGTTTGTTTCTTCAGCTCTTCTCCCAAAGGTGTTACCTTCTCCCTGAAAGCCTTCACATCTTCAGCCCATTTTTTCTGGAAATTCTCTAGCATGGGACGGATCTTTTCTTTGATAAGAGGGATGTCTTTCTCTAGTTCTGCAACAACCTGCTCTCTGACTTTTTCCATATATGGATTCAGTTGTTTCTTCAAGGCCAATGCATTAGTGCTGATGGTATCAAACTTCTCGGTGATCTTCAAACTGAAGGAACAAAGACAtaaaatgaaaaggaaaaataattattaaaatcATAGAACTGTTAATGGTGGTAAAGCAAAGACATTCAATAATAATGTGGTAATCCCAGAAGCGAGTGTCAGCCAATCTCACGTTAAAAGTATCAGTGCAACAAAGTGTAAAATATACATAAAGTCAGCTTTTATTTCATAGGTTACACCGCCCATTATGCCTTATGTCCAGAGATGGCACCCATCTAAAACATTAGAGCCTTCAAGTGGTATCATCCCATTCAACAGAAATATCCCTATCCATTGAACCACTTACTTAAGCTGCTTTCCAAGATCTGAAGACTCCACCTGTGACACAGCTTCTCTACCGAGATCTCGTACTTTATTTAAGTAGCTTTCAATCAATTCCCGGGCATGTTGGACCTGGGCTTGGGGATCATCCTGCTGCTTTACGACACGAGCTTGTGTTCCTGATGGAAAGAGAAACAGTTGTGTGTTATAATTAAAGGGGCAgtacagggttagaaaaacatggctatttCTTACAGAAAAAGCACCACATCCGTCCACAAGTTGATCTGGTATTGAAGCTCagccccactgaagtgaatgcagCTGACCTGTAATGCCATTCACAACCTatagacaggtgtggcac
Coding sequences within it:
- the LOC136631352 gene encoding apolipoprotein A-I-like, whose protein sequence is MRGFVVALTLLFLTGTQARVVKQQDDPQAQVQHARELIESYLNKVRDLGREAVSQVESSDLGKQLNLKITEKFDTISTNALALKKQLNPYMEKVREQVVAELEKDIPLIKEKIRPMLENFQKKWAEDVKAFREKVTPLGEELKKQTKDGLEIFYKKLQPSAEALREKLISEVDSLRANLAPYTEELREKVIQKLEEVKANTGPKAEEYRAQFSQQMEALKERIGPLAESLKEGLLPHAEDAKVKFSKLWEAVRTRLGQIY